The Paenibacillus tianjinensis genome has a window encoding:
- a CDS encoding YjgB family protein, producing the protein MTTTFKTIAGIVILAGVIGLTACDSSGKADTAASAPVGGTASPAPAATAPATLQPEATATASPAQASPSTGGGSPTEAVKDSAKQLKELLQLAKQGKVPGVEYAAQSGMIDEVEAAWGEPDTKEFAGKGIYSTYNDKHVVFGSNKGSQIFDVRSSAADLQQLTLKEIEQTLGKPDNTTVNGSDKIYIYQAGKQYQLKFIIPDSSGTVDHISVFCEQDSINNMAG; encoded by the coding sequence ATGACAACTACATTTAAAACTATAGCTGGAATCGTTATATTAGCAGGTGTTATCGGACTTACGGCCTGTGATTCCTCCGGCAAGGCGGACACTGCAGCATCCGCACCTGTGGGCGGAACGGCTTCGCCTGCGCCGGCTGCGACGGCACCGGCAACCTTACAGCCAGAAGCAACTGCAACTGCTTCACCCGCTCAAGCTTCACCAAGCACAGGTGGCGGCAGCCCCACTGAAGCAGTGAAAGACAGTGCCAAGCAGCTGAAAGAGCTACTGCAGCTGGCTAAGCAGGGCAAAGTTCCGGGCGTAGAATATGCCGCGCAGAGCGGGATGATCGACGAGGTGGAGGCGGCATGGGGTGAACCGGACACGAAGGAATTCGCAGGCAAAGGGATCTACTCCACGTATAATGATAAGCATGTCGTATTTGGGTCTAATAAAGGCAGCCAGATTTTTGATGTCCGATCAAGTGCCGCAGATTTACAGCAGCTGACACTGAAGGAGATCGAGCAGACACTCGGCAAGCCGGACAACACGACAGTAAACGGCAGCGACAAGATCTACATTTACCAGGCAGGGAAGCAGTACCAGCTCAAATTCATCATCCCGGATTCATCGGGGACCGTGGATCATATTTCCGTATTCTGCGAGCAGGATTCTATTAATAATATGGCTGGCTAA
- a CDS encoding winged helix-turn-helix domain-containing protein has product MQLKFDESEFTVSAGDMTIQLLPKEFALLEFMYRNKGLTFSREQLLDKVWPLEYPVERTVDDHIYRLRKKLRKLSGVEIRTVRGFGYSLILPSAAAAYPTLFDPELRDTMRDVFNKFHVYGQGKSILTLAAQKDTLGFELDQHYRMVIHFMQGDLEWLLDTVEVPLEDRLFSLILFYMFSGDPKVKLAFCEQVIEKKLLRPADHLELEILTILDLFILAGEPERALEQLTQSYEVIAELGYENFVPATMITELLAHLAAGAGDEELDRLDEAIRQELRDKPFLRETGSYKIVKGLWLMRSKQWREAEQLLDEGLQVLEMSGFVPLRLYGLYRIHHFCRVFLPDNVLYPRYEGRFRAAVEDCGLNQFEQPLEKRMLSMLNSL; this is encoded by the coding sequence ATGCAATTGAAGTTTGATGAAAGCGAATTTACAGTGTCAGCCGGTGATATGACCATTCAGCTGTTGCCCAAAGAATTTGCTCTCCTGGAGTTTATGTACCGGAATAAGGGGCTTACCTTCAGCCGTGAACAGCTGCTGGACAAGGTATGGCCGCTGGAGTATCCGGTGGAACGGACAGTGGATGATCATATTTACCGGCTGCGCAAAAAGCTCCGCAAGCTTAGCGGTGTGGAAATCAGAACTGTCCGCGGCTTCGGCTACAGTCTGATCCTGCCGTCTGCTGCAGCCGCATATCCTACCTTGTTTGACCCCGAACTGCGTGATACGATGCGGGATGTATTCAACAAGTTTCATGTCTATGGCCAAGGTAAATCGATCCTGACCCTTGCGGCCCAGAAGGATACGCTCGGTTTCGAGCTGGATCAACATTACAGAATGGTGATTCATTTTATGCAGGGAGATTTGGAGTGGCTGCTGGATACGGTAGAAGTGCCGCTCGAAGACCGCCTGTTTTCTTTGATCCTATTCTACATGTTCTCCGGTGATCCCAAGGTAAAGCTGGCTTTTTGCGAACAGGTGATTGAAAAGAAGCTGCTGCGTCCGGCGGATCATCTGGAACTGGAGATTCTTACAATTCTCGATTTGTTTATCCTGGCTGGTGAACCGGAGCGGGCGCTGGAGCAGCTGACACAATCTTATGAGGTCATTGCAGAACTCGGGTATGAAAACTTCGTTCCGGCAACGATGATTACCGAGCTGCTTGCGCATCTGGCTGCGGGGGCAGGAGATGAGGAGCTGGACCGGCTGGATGAAGCCATCAGGCAGGAATTGCGGGATAAGCCTTTTTTACGGGAAACCGGCAGCTATAAAATCGTAAAGGGACTCTGGCTGATGCGGAGCAAACAGTGGCGTGAAGCGGAACAGCTGCTGGATGAAGGGCTGCAGGTGCTGGAAATGTCCGGATTTGTTCCTTTGCGTTTATACGGCTTGTACCGGATTCATCACTTTTGCCGTGTATTTTTGCCAGATAACGTTCTGTATCCTAGATACGAAGGCAGGTTTAGAGCGGCAGTTGAAGATTGCGGGCTGAACCAGTTTGAACAGCCTTTGGAAAAACGGATGCTGAGCATGCTGAATTCCCTCTGA
- a CDS encoding MFS transporter: MEASTKQGNSLLHNKVYMRVYSAYATASFGDWFDSLAIQVLVGYRWQASPLMLALIPVAMALPTILLGSVAGVAADRLNKLKLMRVCDLLTAFLTVLLLFAPNMLWLLPMLALRSAISTLNVPAQQSLTRSIVREDQLLQASSLNGLVNQGSKIAGPLLGGLALTLLTPQWCILLNAIMRGGSYLLLLSVRNIHTEEGDVADASEERVPLRTMWKEGWRFMLGSRILLNMMLFGLSGALVIQVIDYQFTSLFRVFSPTGESVLGWMVAASGVGAVLIIVVLNKLSQAVSYTWRLGMGYVLIGVPVAGLGLLPPGASVVWVLVLGFVLGMGNGIFAVAFNYMLQKETPPHMTGRIFGIQNTVLSAVLVIAPLLGGLLVEFAGPARIFLIFGLLQAILGLIGLIFGRVLWRETKQVDVNTVEQASQIV; the protein is encoded by the coding sequence ATGGAAGCTTCAACAAAGCAGGGGAATAGCCTGCTGCACAACAAAGTATACATGCGCGTATACAGCGCTTATGCCACAGCGAGCTTTGGCGACTGGTTCGATTCACTGGCCATTCAAGTGCTCGTCGGCTACCGCTGGCAGGCCAGTCCGCTGATGCTGGCTCTGATTCCTGTAGCGATGGCACTCCCGACAATTCTTCTCGGTTCTGTTGCCGGTGTAGCCGCCGACCGCTTGAACAAGCTGAAGCTGATGCGAGTATGTGATCTGCTTACCGCGTTCCTGACGGTGCTGCTGTTATTTGCTCCGAATATGCTGTGGCTGCTGCCGATGCTGGCGCTGCGTTCAGCCATTTCCACGCTCAATGTCCCTGCCCAGCAGTCCTTGACCCGGAGTATTGTCAGGGAGGATCAGCTGCTTCAGGCCTCCTCGCTTAACGGGCTCGTGAATCAAGGCTCCAAAATCGCCGGCCCGCTGCTGGGCGGATTGGCGCTCACGCTGCTTACACCGCAGTGGTGTATTTTGCTGAATGCGATCATGCGGGGCGGCTCTTACCTGCTGCTGCTTTCCGTGCGCAACATCCATACGGAAGAGGGGGATGTGGCTGATGCTTCAGAAGAGCGTGTTCCGCTCCGCACAATGTGGAAAGAAGGCTGGAGATTTATGCTGGGCAGCCGTATCCTGCTGAATATGATGCTGTTTGGACTGTCTGGAGCGCTTGTTATCCAGGTGATTGATTACCAGTTCACCAGCCTGTTCCGCGTTTTCTCTCCGACAGGGGAATCGGTGCTGGGCTGGATGGTTGCCGCATCCGGCGTAGGCGCCGTGCTGATCATCGTTGTTTTGAACAAGCTGAGTCAGGCCGTAAGCTATACTTGGAGGCTGGGTATGGGGTATGTTCTGATCGGAGTACCTGTTGCGGGTCTGGGTTTACTGCCGCCGGGCGCCTCGGTGGTCTGGGTGCTTGTGCTAGGGTTCGTACTGGGGATGGGGAATGGGATCTTTGCTGTTGCCTTCAATTATATGCTGCAAAAAGAAACCCCGCCGCACATGACCGGCCGCATCTTCGGTATCCAGAATACCGTGCTCAGCGCCGTGCTGGTTATCGCGCCGCTATTGGGCGGTCTGCTGGTGGAGTTCGCCGGACCTGCACGTATTTTCCTGATTTTCGGCCTCCTTCAGGCCATTTTGGGGCTGATCGGCCTGATCTTCGGCCGTGTGCTCTGGCGGGAAACCAAACAGGTTGACGTAAATACGGTAGAGCAGGCCAGCCAGATTGTCTGA
- a CDS encoding TatD family hydrolase — translation MIDAHIHLEQYDPLLLENMLPGLPVQGVESVIAVSMNLDSCIRTQKLARQYPRLVKPAYGFHPEQPLPTASGLAALLDFIERHAGDMAAVGEIGLPYYSRAEALERGEAFELEPYIRLLDTLLGLAARLSKPVVLHAVYEDALTACDLLDKHGIKEAHFHWFKGPEAAVSRMIERGYHISFTPDIVYEPEIQTLARRYPPKLVMAETDGPWPFEGPFAGRPTHPAMIREVAAAWGSLHGYSAAQAEAMLTANTARFYRF, via the coding sequence ATGATTGATGCCCATATTCATCTGGAACAATATGATCCGTTACTGCTGGAGAACATGTTGCCGGGGCTTCCGGTGCAGGGCGTGGAGTCTGTGATCGCCGTCTCGATGAACCTGGATTCCTGCATTCGCACTCAGAAGCTTGCCCGGCAGTATCCCAGGCTTGTGAAGCCGGCCTATGGCTTCCATCCCGAACAGCCGCTGCCAACAGCGTCCGGGCTGGCGGCGCTGTTGGACTTCATCGAACGCCATGCCGGAGATATGGCCGCTGTAGGCGAAATCGGCCTGCCGTATTACTCGCGGGCGGAAGCGCTGGAGCGCGGCGAGGCTTTTGAGCTGGAGCCTTATATCCGGCTGCTCGATACCCTACTTGGCCTAGCGGCCCGCCTCAGCAAGCCGGTTGTGCTGCATGCTGTCTATGAAGATGCGCTGACTGCCTGCGATCTGCTGGACAAGCATGGGATTAAGGAGGCTCATTTCCATTGGTTCAAGGGGCCGGAAGCAGCCGTCAGCCGAATGATTGAGCGCGGCTATCATATCTCCTTCACCCCGGATATCGTTTATGAGCCGGAAATCCAGACCCTGGCCCGGCGTTATCCCCCGAAGCTGGTTATGGCGGAAACCGACGGCCCCTGGCCGTTCGAGGGTCCCTTTGCCGGACGGCCTACGCATCCGGCCATGATCCGTGAGGTTGCTGCAGCCTGGGGATCGCTGCACGGTTACTCCGCCGCCCAGGCGGAAGCGATGCTGACCGCGAATACGGCGCGGTTTTATCGGTTTTAG
- a CDS encoding copper amine oxidase N-terminal domain-containing protein, which produces MKRWIAASAAAIILAACTAVTAIDKTFAATPLKLTVDGEAALSPLHPFQEHGLVYVPVRVLTEFYPAILQWDNKLKLLTITDDSSSTIIKPGSELILYYGNTSALEGKAILRKGRMYIPASALNLLSGADFRLDQEKNTVSIISGSVSTTVRTPTKALATAKDHPKVKIYAALKDQTTYKGYILEVNGKKHKFSWETPRDLSHPPELYYADVNKDGQPEAVVILTLGTGTGIVEQEIHIVKPETWKELTVPEAWKAASQLVSSSITPDHNDMIISLKLKGTSPAEVTLRLPDRAEDGNISDTAGIGTVTYYSVESGRLIAELNVTTGFLESIGSLKLVYKPAGSGMAMVPESVTFIPFKEYPATVKESGAND; this is translated from the coding sequence ATGAAACGATGGATCGCTGCCTCTGCTGCTGCAATCATTCTTGCCGCTTGCACTGCAGTAACTGCTATAGATAAGACTTTTGCTGCCACACCGCTTAAGTTGACTGTCGATGGCGAAGCCGCCCTTTCCCCTCTTCATCCGTTCCAAGAACACGGCCTTGTTTATGTGCCTGTCAGAGTACTAACTGAATTCTACCCTGCCATACTACAGTGGGATAATAAGCTGAAGCTGTTAACTATAACGGATGACAGCAGCAGTACAATAATCAAACCCGGGAGCGAGCTGATCCTTTATTATGGCAACACATCCGCACTGGAAGGCAAAGCTATTCTGCGAAAAGGGCGTATGTATATCCCAGCGTCCGCACTTAATCTGCTATCCGGCGCAGACTTCCGGCTGGATCAGGAAAAAAATACAGTATCTATCATTTCGGGCAGTGTGAGCACAACCGTGCGTACTCCCACAAAAGCTCTTGCTACAGCGAAGGATCATCCAAAGGTCAAAATCTACGCTGCACTCAAAGACCAGACCACGTATAAAGGTTATATTCTGGAAGTGAACGGCAAAAAACACAAGTTTAGCTGGGAGACGCCAAGGGATTTAAGCCACCCTCCGGAGCTCTATTATGCGGATGTGAACAAGGATGGACAGCCTGAGGCTGTTGTGATCCTGACGCTTGGCACCGGTACAGGCATAGTCGAGCAGGAAATTCACATCGTCAAGCCGGAAACGTGGAAGGAGCTCACCGTTCCCGAGGCCTGGAAAGCGGCTAGCCAGCTAGTGTCCTCCAGTATCACTCCAGATCATAACGATATGATAATCTCACTGAAACTTAAAGGGACTTCCCCTGCGGAGGTTACTCTGCGGCTTCCGGACCGGGCCGAAGATGGAAATATCAGCGACACGGCAGGCATCGGCACGGTGACTTACTATAGTGTAGAGTCAGGCCGGCTGATAGCCGAGTTAAATGTGACTACCGGATTTCTGGAAAGTATCGGGAGCCTGAAACTGGTCTACAAACCGGCCGGTTCAGGAATGGCCATGGTGCCCGAATCGGTAACCTTCATTCCATTCAAAGAATATCCTGCAACCGTTAAGGAGTCTGGCGCCAATGATTGA
- a CDS encoding EamA family transporter: MNVQRSKGIVMASGGALLWGVSGTVAQQLFQQAMLPAAWLVTVRLLISGGLFLLFCLRQEGSFVWRVWLERRFTLQILLFGLLGMLGVQFTYFASIESGNAAIATLLQYLAPLFILLYTMVWKRTRLTPLDLIGATLALAGTYLLLTGGNTAQLTVPLKGLLWGLLSGVSLAFYTLYSAPLLKKYSTPLLMGWGMLAGGTGMNLIHPFWSAPPLEWSPSIIGAILFVIVLGTLVPFYLYIASLRYIAPHEASLLSCTEPVSAIVFSVLWLSVPFNAVQAIGAGMIVLMTLLISRRAAEK, encoded by the coding sequence ATGAATGTGCAGCGTTCCAAAGGGATTGTCATGGCCTCCGGGGGAGCTTTGTTATGGGGAGTCTCCGGGACTGTAGCACAGCAGCTGTTCCAGCAGGCGATGCTTCCGGCAGCTTGGCTGGTGACGGTAAGACTGTTAATTTCAGGCGGACTGTTCCTGCTGTTCTGCCTGCGCCAAGAAGGTTCGTTCGTCTGGCGGGTGTGGCTGGAGCGCAGATTCACTTTACAAATACTGCTGTTCGGACTGCTCGGCATGCTTGGCGTCCAGTTCACTTATTTTGCTTCTATTGAAAGCGGAAATGCCGCGATCGCAACGCTGCTTCAGTACCTGGCGCCGCTATTTATTCTCCTGTACACGATGGTCTGGAAAAGAACAAGGCTCACACCGCTGGATCTCATCGGTGCAACCCTCGCGCTTGCTGGCACTTATCTGCTGCTTACCGGCGGGAATACCGCACAGCTCACTGTGCCGCTAAAAGGCTTATTGTGGGGGCTTTTATCCGGTGTATCCCTGGCTTTCTACACTTTATATTCTGCTCCGCTGTTGAAGAAGTACAGCACCCCTCTGCTTATGGGCTGGGGAATGCTTGCCGGTGGTACCGGGATGAACCTGATTCATCCGTTCTGGTCGGCGCCGCCGTTAGAATGGTCACCATCCATTATTGGAGCTATTCTGTTTGTGATTGTGCTCGGGACGCTTGTTCCGTTCTATCTGTACATAGCCAGCCTTCGCTATATCGCTCCCCACGAAGCCAGTCTGCTCTCCTGCACCGAGCCGGTTTCGGCCATTGTGTTCTCCGTTCTCTGGCTGTCCGTACCCTTCAATGCGGTCCAGGCCATAGGGGCTGGAATGATTGTTCTGATGACCCTCCTAATCTCCCGCAGAGCGGCTGAAAAATAA
- a CDS encoding sigma-70 family RNA polymerase sigma factor, with translation MKHRDEYSQLIELSLAGSGEAYGELYEATIRDVYRTVRFLVSEPLNAEDVVQDIYIELHRSLGQYDRSRDFRPWLMGLVMRQIRAYRRKGWKHLRVIKKAEHTRESVEYDFAGEVVDRLYSRELLETVNRLPFKLKQVIILHYLQEYSQEEVAAILEIPLGTVKSRIHAALQKLRQKRQADTIRIRKVEDIHES, from the coding sequence ATGAAGCATAGAGATGAATATTCGCAGCTCATTGAGCTCTCGCTAGCCGGCAGCGGTGAAGCTTATGGTGAGTTATACGAGGCGACCATTCGCGATGTCTACAGGACCGTGCGTTTCCTTGTTTCTGAGCCGCTGAATGCAGAGGATGTGGTGCAGGATATCTATATCGAGCTGCACCGCTCACTAGGTCAGTATGATCGGTCCCGTGATTTCAGACCCTGGCTGATGGGGCTGGTGATGAGGCAGATCCGTGCTTACCGCCGCAAGGGCTGGAAGCATCTACGGGTGATCAAGAAAGCGGAGCATACCCGAGAGAGTGTGGAGTATGATTTTGCGGGTGAAGTAGTAGACCGGTTATATAGCCGTGAACTTCTGGAGACCGTAAACCGGCTGCCTTTCAAGCTGAAGCAGGTCATTATTCTGCATTATCTGCAGGAGTATTCCCAGGAGGAGGTAGCTGCCATCTTGGAGATTCCGCTGGGAACCGTCAAATCCCGGATCCATGCTGCGCTGCAGAAGCTGCGCCAGAAGCGCCAGGCTGACACCATCCGAATCAGAAAGGTGGAGGATATCCATGAGTCTTGA
- a CDS encoding DUF3600 domain-containing protein has protein sequence MSLEHKLRQALREQAEGWSAPPELKGRILSGITPSQGGRRMKRWLVATIVAAALLIPTGAYAGYTYLADSVYGSQEHLVQMGGTREGYDHLEAKLQQAKNSLSEEDYAALTALLHQLGAYNLKMADAEGVLHPEKLSSTDQESYKELTLKLEPYFQKLEQTESSTKRDPVNTVDSSTFWDQQLIKGEQIFSGEELASFKQLISELKAFNNQITGQDGSTHPERLTEEESARLKQLYEELTPYLKQLGIMIKPVS, from the coding sequence ATGAGTCTTGAGCATAAGCTGCGGCAGGCGCTTCGGGAGCAAGCCGAAGGCTGGAGTGCTCCACCTGAACTGAAGGGCAGAATCCTTAGCGGGATTACTCCAAGTCAAGGGGGAAGACGCATGAAGAGATGGCTTGTGGCCACCATTGTAGCTGCTGCATTATTAATTCCGACAGGAGCTTATGCCGGATATACTTATTTGGCCGATTCCGTCTATGGCTCTCAGGAGCATTTGGTGCAAATGGGAGGAACCCGGGAAGGGTATGATCATCTTGAGGCCAAGCTGCAGCAGGCAAAAAACAGTTTGAGTGAAGAAGATTATGCCGCACTAACTGCATTGCTGCATCAACTTGGCGCCTATAACCTGAAGATGGCCGATGCGGAAGGGGTGCTTCATCCGGAGAAGCTAAGCAGTACAGATCAGGAGAGCTATAAGGAGCTGACTCTAAAGCTTGAGCCTTATTTTCAGAAATTAGAACAGACAGAATCATCCACAAAAAGGGATCCAGTAAATACGGTGGACAGCAGCACATTTTGGGATCAGCAGCTGATCAAAGGAGAACAAATCTTCAGCGGTGAAGAGCTGGCCAGCTTCAAGCAGCTGATAAGCGAACTTAAAGCCTTCAATAATCAAATAACCGGTCAGGACGGCAGCACACATCCGGAGCGGTTAACGGAAGAAGAGTCAGCGCGGCTTAAGCAGCTGTATGAAGAACTCACTCCTTATTTGAAGCAGCTTGGTATAATGATCAAACCAGTCTCATAA
- a CDS encoding aspartyl-phosphate phosphatase Spo0E family protein — MDNVEFLRKQIEAERARLNQMEQTYGLLHPSVISQSMKLDELINTYTRLECSEK; from the coding sequence ATGGATAATGTTGAGTTCCTCCGCAAGCAGATTGAAGCGGAACGGGCCAGATTAAATCAAATGGAACAAACATATGGCTTGCTTCACCCGAGTGTGATCAGCCAATCCATGAAATTGGATGAATTAATAAATACATATACAAGACTGGAATGCAGTGAAAAGTAG
- a CDS encoding TetR/AcrR family transcriptional regulator encodes MDKKRGRPRNNEAEASILAASYELLLETGFGAVTVEKIAERAKVSKATIYKWWPNKAAVVMDGYLSAASARLPVPDTGSVQEDIVIHATNLAVFLRSREGKVITELIGEGQFDAGLAEAYRTRFFAPRRQEARQLLERGVMRGELQADLDIGSCIDLLYGPIFYRLLITGDTLDEAFIKYLTTAAFEGIKR; translated from the coding sequence ATGGATAAAAAAAGAGGACGGCCACGTAATAACGAAGCGGAGGCTTCCATTCTGGCGGCATCGTACGAGCTGCTGCTGGAGACCGGATTTGGTGCGGTAACTGTAGAAAAAATCGCTGAGCGGGCCAAAGTGAGCAAAGCCACCATTTATAAATGGTGGCCTAATAAGGCAGCCGTAGTTATGGACGGCTATCTCTCCGCGGCTTCAGCAAGACTGCCAGTACCCGATACGGGTTCGGTTCAGGAGGATATTGTGATTCATGCGACGAATCTGGCGGTGTTTCTCCGCAGCCGCGAGGGCAAGGTGATTACGGAGCTGATCGGTGAGGGACAATTCGATGCCGGTCTGGCTGAAGCCTACCGGACAAGATTCTTTGCCCCCCGCCGTCAGGAGGCACGCCAGTTATTGGAGCGGGGCGTTATGCGGGGCGAATTACAAGCGGACCTGGATATTGGAAGCTGCATTGATCTGCTCTACGGCCCTATCTTCTACAGGCTTTTAATTACAGGGGATACCCTCGATGAAGCTTTTATCAAATATTTGACGACCGCCGCTTTCGAGGGCATAAAACGATAG